The genome window CCGGAACCGTGCAGTCCCTCACCACCGCCGGTGGCCGCGCCTTCATGGCCATCGGTAGCCGTTCCCTCGACGTGACCGCCGACGGATGGCTGCTCGTGCCCTCCACGCGAGCCCTCATGGCCCGAGTTGCCAGGACCATCGGTATGAGAGCCACTGCCGTGATCGCTCGGTGCTTCATGGCTGGCGGAGGGCCCGGCCCCGTGTTCGTGGGCGCTGCCACCGGGCAAGTGGTCACCCGCGTGGCCGCCTGGCAGATGATCCCCGGCATGGCCTGCACCCGGCAGACCGTCGCCGCCCGCGTGGACCCTCGGCACGCTCTCCCCGCCCGCATGCACCGCCGCGTCGTCGCCCGCCCGGCCAACGTCGCCCAGGTCGTGGCCCACGCTGTCGACCAGCCGAACGTGCTCCCCCGCCTGCTCAGCCGTCTGCCCGCCCGCGCCCACCAGCGCCGGCTCCCTGGCCGGAGTCGGTGTATGCGGCACGTCCGAGCCCGTCGGCGGTTTCGGCTCGGTGTCGCCCGGCTCCCTCGGGGCGTCCTCCGCACTCTGCAGCACGTCGCCGTGCTCGTCCAGGATGTTTCCCCGCGGGTCGAGGTACCGCGCCGGGGCGCCCTCCCCGGTCGGCAGTCTCGTCGCGCCCTCCGGCAGTACCGGCCCGTCGTGGGCCGGCAGTTGGACGTTGCCGTCCGGGAGTCTGACCGCGCCCTCCGGGATCGCCGCTCCCTCCGGCAGGTGCACCGTGCCGTCGGGCAGCCTCACCGCGCCCTCGGGCAGCGTGAGCGCGTTCTCCGGGAGTTCGGGGATCTCGACGCGGCCGACGCCCTTCAGCGCCGCCGTGATGTCGCCGATCTTCGACAGGCCGGCGCCCGCGCCCTTCGCGACATACGTCATGGGATCGATGACCCGGCCCACCTTGCCCGCCACCGAGGCCGCCCTCGCGACCGCACCCGCCTTGCCCGCACCGGCCGCCGCAGCCCCCTCGCCGCCGGTGAACACGGCCGTCAGGACGTTGAAGGTGACCGCACCGGCCGCACGAGCCGGGTTCTTGCCCCACTCGTCCCACGCCACCAGCGCCTTGCCCGTCTCCTTCATCGCCTTGCGCGAGTCGCGCAGCCACGACGGCAGCTTGTCGTCCGGCAGGCCCCAGAACAGAGCCTGAGCTCCGGGAAGCGAGGAGATCACCAGGCCGGTGGTCAGCTGCGCCAGGCCCTTCCACGCCTGCCCCATCGCCGCCCAGCCGTTGACACCCACCAGCGTGCCCAGGCCCTTGATCGTGCCCCAGACGCTGTCGATGACGATCCCGTCCCACAGGAACGACTTCACCCAGTGGCCGACCTCCCACCAGTGGTGCTTCTCGTCCACCGGATCGCCCCACGGGAGCTTGGCGTTCTTCATGTCGGCCGCGTCGAACCCGTACTGGTTCTTGTTGTCCGAGCCGTCCCCGGCCACCATCCGGGTGCCGTGCCACAACGCGGTGATCTTGTTGTGGCAGGTCCGTTCCGCCGCCCAGAACGCCGCCACCGTCTGCGTGATCTCGTCCCGGATCCGGTTGTGCTCGTCGACCTTGTCGCCGTCGTACTCCCAGTCCTTGTCGTCCTTGACCGAGTTGACGAAGTTCGTCGCCTCGATCTTCAGCTGCTTCAGCTTCTCGACGAGCGGGCGGATCTCGGTCGCGTAACCGGACAAGGCCGAGGAGACCGTTTCCAGACCGGTGGCGAAGTCATCCGAACGGTCCGCCACCGGCTTCGTCGTCGCGAACAGCTGCTCCGCCTCCGGCGCGCTGTAGTACGCCGTCAGGCCCTGGAACCGGGTGTGCACGTCCCGGCCGGTGTCGCGGATGTCGGAGGCGTCGCTCTTCAGGTCGCCGTACGCCGCCTCCAGCTCCGCCAGGTTCCCCGTGTACTGCGGTATCGCCTCCGGATCGATCACCTCTGACCCGCCCCCGGCATGTCCACCCGCGGATCCGCCAGCGCCTTGCGCTGCGCCTGCGCCGCCATCTGTTCGTCCCCGTTCAGATAGGCCGTCGTCGCATCCACCGCACCCTGCAGCGACTTGCCCGCCCGCGCCGCGATGAACTGCAGGTCCCTCGTGGCGTGTTCGGCGTACTGCGAAAGGGCCAGCGCCACCAGGCCGCCCTGCGGCTTCCCGTCACCGCCCCCGCCCCCACCGTTCGCGGAGATCGTGCCGGCACTGGACGCCGCCGACGTCAGATGCTCCCCGAACGCGTTCGCCTGCTTCTCGAAATGCGACGCCGCCTCACCCGTCGTCTTCAACACACCCTGAATGCCCTGCGGCTTCAGATCCCAGCCCGGCACCACGCACCCCCCGCACCTACCGCCAAACCACCACCGGCCTCAGCCGATGCCGTCGACCGCCGCCTTCGCCCGCGCCATGGTCGACTGCGCCGTCGCGTCGTTCTCCTCCAGCGTCGACCTCACCAGCGCGATGATGTTCTTCACCTCCTGCGACGCACGGTTCCACCGCATTTCCTTGCCGTGGTACTCGTCCGCCACCCCGTCAGCCGTGAAGTCCGCGATCGCCGCCTTCACCTGACGGTCCCGATCCGCGATGACCTGCTCCAACCGGCCGATCACCGACTGGAGACTGGCCTGCGCGTCCGCCGACGCGCCCGTGTCGTACGACCGACGGTCCACATCCGAACCCGCCATCACCCATCACTCCCCGTGGAAAAAGGACAGAAGTCGACCTGCCGTCGGCCGCTCCGCCGCGGCCACCCGCGCCGCCGCGCTCAGCGGAACCTGGCCGCGTCGAAGTTCGCCGCCCCCATCTGACGCCGCGCGTTGTCACCCTGCTCCTGGACACCCGTGCCGAACGCCGAGTCCATGCCGCTCTGACCGCCCAGGATCGCCGCCAGCGAACCGTTCAGCTCCTGCGTGATCTCGTCCGCCCGCGCCTTGAACCGGTCGAACGCCACCCGGCCCGCACCGTTGAACTTCCCCTCCAACGGCTGTGCCGCCTGCACCAGTTGACGGATCAGCGTCCCCAGATCGTCACTCGACCCACGCGACTCCTTGACCAGCGTGGACAGGGTCTGCGCCCCCATGTCGAACTTCATCTCGGCTCCCCCTGTGGCGAGTTGAGCTCACTGAACGATTCCGCACCCTCCATGTTCACGGCCGCCCCTCACACTCGCAACCGCCTCCGGTCACAGCCCTGCTACAGGGAACGGATCACTCCGCGAAGTCCAGGGGGCAGACATGCACTCGAGTGGCCCACCTCACACCAGCCGCAGCCCACGCCCCCTCAAGTGACCTGCCTCACACGGTCACAATCAGGTCTCGCCCTCGCTCCACCCCTTGAAGAACGGAATGTAATCGATTCCAATCCTGTTCGTCAGTCGTGAAAACGATTCCACGGATCCACAAGGAGGTGGTCCGGCGATGGCGAGCATCAAGGACGTCGCCGCCGAGGCGGGAGTCTCCGTCGCCACGGTGTCGCGCGTCCTGAACGACCACCCGTCGGTCAGCGCCGAGGCACGCACCCGTGTGCTGGCCGCCGTCGAGGCGCTGGGCTACCGCCCGAACGCCGTCGCCCGGTCCCTGCGCACCGACCAGACCCACACCCTCGGCCTGGTCATCAGCGACGTGCTCAACCCCTACTTCACCCATCTGGCCCGCTCCGTCGAGGAGGAGGCCCGCGCCCTCGGCTACAGCGTGATCATCGGCAACGCCGACGAGCGGCCCGACCTCCAGGACCACCATGTGCGGACCCTGATGGACCGGCGGATCGACGGGCTGCTCGTCTCCCCGACGGACGGCGGGTCGCCGCTCATCCTGGACGCCGCGCGGGCCGGCACCCCGATGGTCTTCGTGGACCGGTGGATCGCGGGCGTCGACGTACCCGTCGTACGCTCCGACGGCCGCGCCGCCGTCCACGATCTCGTCCGTCATCTGCACGGGCTCGGCCACCGGCGGCTCGCGATCATCGCCGGTCCGGCGGCGACCACGACGGGCCGCGAGCGCGTCGAGGCCTTCCGCGAGGCCCTGGCCGAGTACGGGCTCCCCCTCCCGGACGCCTACATCGGCCAGGGCGACTTCCAGGTCGAGAGCGGGCGCCGGGCCACCGAGCGGTTCCTCGACCTGGCCGAGCCGCCCGAGGCCGTGTTCGCCGCCGACAACCTGATGGGGCTCGGCGCGCTGGACGCCATCCGGGCGCGCGGGCTGCGGGTGCCGGACGACATCGCGCTCGCCGCGTTCGACGACATCCCGTGGTTCGTGCACACCGATCCGCCGATCACCGCGATCGCCCAGCCCACCGGCCGGCTGGGACGCGCCGCCGTGCGCGCGCTGGTCGACCGCATCGAGGGGCGGCACCCCGAGTCCGTCACCCTCCCCGCCCGTCTCGTCGTACGCCGCTCGTGCGGCGAGTCGCCTGCACAGGCCCCCGCTGTGCAGTTCCCCGTACAAAGGAGCCAGTCGTGAGCAACCCTGACGAGTTGCTGCGCATCGAAGGCATACGCAAGACCTTCCCCGGCGTGGTCGCGCTCGACGGCGTCGACTTCGATCTGCGCCGCGGCGAGGTGCATGTGCTGCTCGGTGAGAACGGCGCGGGCAAGAGCACCCTCATCAAGATGCTCTCCGGCGCCTACCGCCCCGACGCCGGGCGGATCCTGGTCGGCGGCGAGGAGGTGCGCATCCACGGTGCGCAGGACTCCGAGCGCCTCGGGATCGCCACCATCTACCAGGAGTTCAACCTCGTTCCCGACCTGACCGTCGCCGAGAACATCTTCCTGGGCCGCCAGCCGCGCCGCTTCGGCATGATCGACCGCAAGAAGATGGAGGCGGACGCCGCCGCACTCCTCGAACGCGTCGGTGTGAACGTGTCTCCCCGCGCGCGTGTGCGTGAACTGGGCATCGCCCGGCTCCAGATGGTCGAGATCGCGAAGGCGCTCAGCCTGAACGCGCGCGTGCTGATCATGGACGAGCCGACGGCCGTGCTCACCTCCGAAGAGGTCGAGAAGCTGTTCGCCATCGTGCGCGCGCTGCGCGAGGACGGCGTCGGCATCGTCTTCATCACCCACCATCTGGAGGAGATCGCCGCTCTCGGGGACCGGGTGACCGTGATCCGCGACGGCAGGAGCGTCGGTCAGGTGCCCGCCTCCACGCCCGAGGACGAGCTCGTGCGCCTCATGGTGGGACGGTCGATCGAGCAGCAGTACCCGCGTGAACGGCCCGACACCGGCGCGGCGTTGCTCACCGTCGAGGGGCTCACCCGGGACGGGGTCTTCCACGACGTGTCGTTCGAGGTGCGGGCCGGTGAGGTCGTCGGCATCGCGGGGCTGGTGGGGGCCGGCCGTACGGAGGTCGTACGGGCGGTGTTCGGCGCCGATCCCTATGACAGGGGAGCCGTGCGCGTCGCCGGCACCCAGGTGCGCCGGTACGACGTGAACGCCGCGATGGAGGCCGGGATCGGGCTCGTGCCCGAGGACCGCAAGGGCCAGGGTCTCGTCCTGGACGCGTCCATCGAGGAGAACCTCGGACTCGTGACCATGCGGGCCGCGACCCGCGGCGGGCTCGTCGACCGCAAGGGGCAGCACGCCGCCGCGGCCAAGGTCGCCGACCAGCTGCGCGTGCGGATGGCCGGTCTCGGCCAGCACGTGCGCACGCTCTCCGGTGGCAACCAGCAGAAGGTCGTCATCGGCAAGTGGCTCCTGGCGAACACCAAGGTGCTCATCCTCGACGAGCCGACGCGCGGTATCGACGTCGGCGCCAAGGTCGAGATCTACCAGCTGATCAACGAACTCACGGCCGCGGGCGCCGCAGTCCTGATGATCTCCAGCGATCTGCCCGAGGTGCTCGGCATGAGCGACCGGGTGCTGGTGATGGCCCAGGGCCGGATCGCGGGCGAACTCTCCGCCGACGAGGCGACGCAGGATTCCGTCATGGCGCTCGCCGTCAGCACACCCACCACGTCTGTGAACGAAATGGAGGCCACCCGTGGCCACTGACACGCTCAAGAGCCGGGCGGGCGCCGGTGGCGCCGCGGGGGTCCGCAGACTCCTGCTCGACAACGGCGCGCTCACCGCGCTGATCGTCCTGGTCATCGCGATGTCCGCGCTGTCCGGCGACTTCCTGACGACCGACAACCTCCTCAACATCGGCGTCCAGGCGGCCGTCACGGCCATCCTCGCCTTCGGCGTCACCTTCGTGATCGTCTCGGCGGGCATCGACCTGTCGGTGGGGTCGGTCGCCGCGCTGTCGGCCACCGTCCTGGCCTGGAGCGCCACGTCGGCGGGCGTCCCCGTCGCGATAGCGGTGATCCTCGCGATCGCGACCGGCCTCGCCGCCGGACTCGTCAACGGCATCCTGATCTCGTACGGGAAGCTCCCGCCGTTCATCGCGACGCTCGCCATGCTGTCGGTGGGCCGCGGTCTTTCGCTGGTCATCTCGCAGGGCTCCCCGATCGCGTTCCCGAACTCGGTCTCGCACCTCGGTGACACGCTGGGCGGCTGGCTGCCCGTGCCGGTCCTCGTCATGGTCGTCATGGGCCTGATCACCGCGTTCGTCCTCGGCCGTACGTACATCGGCCGCTCCATGTACGCGATCGGCGGCAACGAGGAAGCGGCCCGTCTGTCGGGTCTGCGGGTGAAGAAGCAGAAGATCGCGATCTACGCGCTGTCGGGTCTGTTCGCCGCGGCCGCGGGCATCGTGCTCGCCGCGCGACTGTCCTCCGCGCAGCCGCAGGCCGCCAACGGCTACGAGCTGGACGCGATCGCCGCGGTCGTCATCGGCGGCGCCTCCCTCGCGGGCGGCACCGGCAAGGCGTCGGGCACGCTGATCGGCGCGCTGATCCTGGCGGTGCTGCGCAACGGCCTCAACCTGCTGTCGGTGTCGGCCTTCTGGCAGCAGGTCGTCATCGGTGTCGTGATCGCCCTGGCGGTGCTCCTCGACACCGTGCGCCGCAAGGCCGGGGCCACCCCCGTGGCCGCCGGCACCTCTCCGGGCGGCCGGGGCCGGCAGACGCTGACGTACGCGCTCGCGGCCGTGGTCGCGGTGGCCGTGGTGGGCGGGATGTCCTTCCTGCACGGCGGCTCGTCCTCCACCACGCCGAAGGTGGGCCTGTCGCTGTCCACCCTCAACAACCCCTTCTTCGTCCAGATCAAGCAGGGCGCGCAGGCGGAGGCGAAGAAGCTGGGCGTCGACCTGACCGTCACGGACGCGCAGAACGACGCCTCGCAGCAGGCCAACCAGTTGCAGAACTTCACCAGCTCGGGCCTCGGCGCGATCGTCGTCAACCCGGTGGACTCGGACGCCGCGGGCCCGGCGGTGCGGGCCGCGAACAAGGCGGGCGTCCCCGTCGTGGGCGTCGACCGCGGCGTCAACAAGGCGAAGACGGCCGCGCTGGTCGCCTCCGACAACGTCGAGGGCGGCAAGCTGGGCGCCAAGGCGCTGGCCGAGAAGCTCAGCGGCAAGGGCAAGATCGTGATCCTGCAGGGTCTGGCCGGCACGTCCGCGAGCCGCGAGCGCGGCGCGGGCTTCGCCGAGGGCCTGAAGGCCTACCCGGGCATCCAGGTCGTCGCCGAGCAGCCCGCCGACTTCGACCGCACCAAGGGCCTCGACGTGATGACGAACCTGCTCCAGGCCCACCCGGACATCCAGGGCGTCTTCGCCGAGAACGACGAGATGGCGCTCGGCGCGATCAAGGCGCTGGGGTCGAAGGCCGGGAAGTCGGTCCAGGTCGTCGGCTTCGACGGTGAGCCGGACGGACTCGCCGCGGTCAAGGCGGGCACGCTGTACGCGTCGGTGGCGCAGCAGCCCTCGCAGCTGGGCCGGATCGCGATCGACAACGCGCTGCAGGCCGCTCAGGGCAAGAAGGTCGAGAAAACGGTCATGGTGCCGGTGAAGGTGGTCACGAAGGAGAACGTGGCCGGGTTCACCGGCTGACCCGCCCCGTCCGGTCGCCACGGCGGCGGGCCGCGCAGCACGCGCGGTCCGCGGCCGTGGCGCCGGATTCACCGCTTTGTCGGATGCACGGGGATCCGCTGGGATCCGTTGGGAGACAGTTCATGTACGACTACGACCTCCTGGTCGTGGGATCGGCCAACGCCGACCTGGTGATCGGGGTCGAGCGGCGGCCCGCGGCCGGGGAGACGGTGCTCGGCTCCGACCTGGCCGTCCACCCGGGCGGCAAGGGCGCGAACCAGGCGGTGGCCGCCGCCCGCCTCGGCGCCCGTACGGCGTTGCTGGCCCGGGTCGGCGACGACGCGCACGGCCGGCTGCTGCTGGACGCGCAGCGCGCGGCGGGCGTCGGCACGGTGGGGGTCCTGGTCGGCGGGGCGCCCACGGGGGTCGCGCTGATCACGGTGGACCCGTCGGGGGACAACAGCATCGTGGTCTCCCCGGGCGCCAACGGGCGGCTCGCCCCTGAGGACGTACGGGCCGCACAAGGCCTGCTGCACGCCTCCCGGGTGGTGTCGGCGCAGCTGGAGATCCCACTGGAGACGGTGGAGGAGGTCGTACGGAACCTGCCGTCCGGCACCCGGTTCGTGCTGAACCCGTCGCCGCCGAGGCCACTGCCCGCCGAGGTGCTGGCGGCCTGTGACCCGCTGATCGTGAACGAGCACGAGGCACGGGTCATCGCGGGCGACGAGCTGGGCGGGGCGCCTGAGGACTGGGCGCGGGCGCTGCTGGCGCTCGGCCCCCGCTCGGTGGTGGTGACGCTGGGCGCGGAGGGCGCTCTGGTGGCGGCCGACGGTTCGATGACCCGTGTCCCCTCCGTGAAGGTGGACGCCGTCGACACGACGGGCGCGGGCGACGCTTTCACGGCTGCGCTGGCCTGGCGGCTGGGCACGGGCGCGGCGCTGCCCGAGGCGGCGGCGTACGCGGCGCGGGTGGGGGCGGCGGCGGTGACGCGCCCCGGCGCTCAGGAGTCCTACCCCACCGCCGAGGAGGTCGAAGCCCTGTGCGGCGCCGGCCTGGGGGACGACCCCCGGACGCCCGGCCGGGAAGGCGAGCCTGGAGTGCCTGCCCGAGGAGCGTCCGCGCGAGGTGAGTCCCTGTGAAGAAGGCCGGAATCCTGAACCGTCACCTCGCGGGCGCCCTGGCCGAGTTGGGGCACGGGCACGGGGTCCTGATATGCGACGCGGGCATGCCGATCCCGGCGGGCCCCCGGGTCGTGGACCTGGCGTTCCGCGCCGGGGTGCCGTCCTTCGCGGAGGTCCTGGACGGTCTGCTCCAGGAGCTGGTGGTGGAGGGCGCCACGGCCGCGCACGAGGTGCGGGACGCCAACCCGCAGGCCACGGCGCTGCTGGAGGCCCGCTTCCCGGACCTCGAGCTGGTCCCGCACGAGAAGCTGAAGCGGCTTGCGGCCGACGCCCACCTGGTGGTCCGCACCGGTGAGGCCCGCCCGTACGCGAACGTGCTCCTGCGCTGCGGCGTCTTCTTCTGAACCGGCCGCTCTGCCTGCGATACCGCGATACTTCGAGGGGCCCGGTCACTGCCCGGGCCCCTCGGTTTCCCCCCACCCAGCCAGAACCCCCGTGATCCCCCCAGATCCCCCCGGGGAGTCCTGACTCCCCTTACGACACGCAGAGGGCGGCAAGGGTTGCACCCTTCGCGGAGAATTTTCCGAGGGTCCGTCGCGGGCGGCGCAAGAACTGGCACCGGATGTGGTCAGGGTCGATGATGGAAGTGGAGTAAGAAGGTGATGGATCACGAACGACCGTGAGCCGGACAAGGCAGACTCCTCGTCGCGGGAGGCGTCCGCTCCTCAGCGAGTGAGCGCTCCCCAGGCCATGCGGAGCGCGGCCGAACAGCTGACCGAGCTGCTCGGGCGGGCTCCTCAGTCCGTTTCGGCGCTGAGACCGACGGACCATGGCTGGGAGGCCCTCGTCGAGGTCGTGGAGCTGGAGCGTGTTCCGGACACGAGCAGTGTGATGGCCAGCTACCGGGTCGTTCTGGACCCCGCGGGCAATCTGATGGGCTACGAACAAGTACGCCGCTACACCCGCGCGCAGGTCGACAAAGAGGGCCGCTGACAGCGGCTGACGCCCTTCGCTTGAAGGGACAGAAGATTGTGACTGTAATGCCGCAGGGCGGTGGTCTGCCGGCCGGCGGGGGCGGCGGAGGCTCCGGCAACCTCTACGACGTACTGGAACTGGTTCTCGACCGGGGCCTCGTCATCGACGCATTCGTACGGTTGTCCCTCATCGGAATCGAGATTCTGAAGGTGGACGCCCGCGTGGTCGTCGCCAGCGTCGACACCTATCTGCGCTTCGCCGAGGCTTGCAACCGGCTGGACCTGGAGTCCGGCCGCAAGGCCCCCGCGACGCTGACGGACATCACCCAGAGCATCACCGAGGGTGGTGCCCGGGGCAAGAGCAAGGGCGCGCTGACCGGCGCGGTGGAGGCGTTCACCGAATCGCTCCAGAAGGGGAGCAAGGAGCGCGAGAGGGAGCCCGAGCACATCGAACGCGGCTCGAGCCACCGCTCCTCGAAGGACCGGGAGGAGTGAGCGAGCCGATGTCGCTGTACGTGTACGCGATCACCAAGGACTCGCATCCGCTGGATCTGGACGGGGTCAAGGGCGTGGGCGAGGCCCCCGCCGAGTTGCGGACCGTCCGCAGCGGCTCGCTGTGCGCCGTCGTCAGTGACGCCCCCCAGGACCTGTCGGTCGCGCGCCGCGACCTGGAGGCGCACAACGAGGTCCAGGGACGTCTGTGGGCCGGCGGCAGCATCCTGCCGCTCGGCTTCGGATACGTCGCGGAGAACGAGGACGCCGTACGCGCCGTGCTGGAGTCGCGGGCCGAGGAGTTCTCCCAGCGGCTGGACGAGCTCACCGGGCGGGCCGAGTTCAACGTCAAGGGCGTGCAGGAAGAGGACGCCCTGCTGCGGACCATCCTCGAGGAGTCCGAGCAGGCGCGGGCGCTGAGCGCGCGGACCCGCGAGGGCGGCAGCTACGACGACCGCCTGGCGCTCGGTCAGCTCATCGCGCAGGAGGTGCAGAGCCGCCAGGACGCGGAGGCCGAGGAGGTCCTCGCCGCGCTGCGGCCGCTCGCGCTGTCGGAGAAGGTGTCCCCCCCGTCCAAGCAGTACTTCGTGAACGCGTCCTTCCTGGTGGAGGGCGAGCGGGCGGAGGAGTTCACACGGGCCGGGCAGGAGCTGGCCGAGCGCCTCGGCGAGGGCATCGAGGTGCGGGTACGGGGGCCGCTGCCGCCGTACAGCTTCGCCTGACCGGGCCCGGACCGACCGACCCGGACGGCATGAGGAGGAGGCGCTGTGGGAGGACTGGTCACCGGGATCCTGGGGCTGCCGTTCGCCCCGGTCAGGGGCATCGGCTGGGTGCTCGACAAGGTCGTCAAGACCGCGGAGCAGGAGTACTACGACCCGGCTCCCATCCAGGAGGAGCTGGTGAACCTGGAGCAGGCGCGGACCGAGGGCCGTATCGCCGAGGAGGAGTTCGCGCAGCGCGAGGAGGCGCTGCTGCACCGCCTGGAGGAGATCAGGGCCTACCACCTGCGGAAGGCGCAGGGCGGGCCGTGACGGTCGGCGAAAGAAAGAAGAGGGAACCATGAACAACGCCAAGATCGGCGCGGCTGTTCTCGGCGGCTATCTGCTGGGCCGGACGAAGAAGGGCAAGCTCGCCCTGAGCCTGGGGGCGGCGATGGCCGGGTCGCGGATGAGGCCCGGGCAGGTCGGCAAGCTGCTCCAGGACTCCCCCGTCCTCGGCAACGTCAGCAAGCAGGTGCGCGGTGAGCTGGCGAGCGCGGGCAAGGCCGCGGCCACCACCGTGCTGTCGGCGAAGGCCGAGAGCCTGGCCGACGCCCTGCACGAGCGCACCGCGGGGCTGAAGGAGAGGACGCACGGCGAGGGCGGGCGCGGTCGGCACGAGGAGGCCCGCGACGAGGAAGACGCGGACGAGGAGGGGGACCGGGACGAGGGCGGCCGGGACGACGGAAGCCGGAGAGAGCGTCGGAGCGGAGCAGGGGAGGAGCCGGGTCACCGGAGCGAGGGGCGCGAGAAGAGGGCGAAGAGCGGGTCCGCACGATCAAGGAGGCCGGACGATGGTTGAGGGCACCCTCAACAAGGTTCGTGATCAGGTGCAGGGGAACCCTGGCGCGGACCGGCTCAAGGCAGAGCTGGAGAGCTACCTGCAGGCCCGGCTCCAGGTGATGCTCGAGAGCATGGGCGAGCGGCTGGGTGAGGGGGCGCGCCGGCTGGCGGAGACGCACGTCGGTCCCGGCATGCTGGGCAAACTCGCCCTCAAGGGCGGCAAGAGGCTCCTCGGAGGGGAAGGCGCGGGGGCGGGGGCGGGCGGAATCCTGTCCCAGGCGAAGGACACGCTGCTCGGCAAGGCCAAGGAGGCGGCGGGCGTAGGCGGCAAGAAGCCCGGCGGACCGCAGCGGGGACTGACCATCATCGAGGACGTCGAGGTGGGCGTGCCCGTCCGCGAGGCCTACAACCAGTGGACGCAGTTCCCGGACTTCGAAAAGTTCGCCAAGGGTGTCGAGGACGTCCGGCAGGACGACGAGACCACGACCCACTGGCAGGCGAAGATCGCCAAGTCACGTCGCCAATGGCGGGGCGTCGTGACCGAGCAGGTGCCCGACGAGCGCATCGCCTGGACCACCGAGGGTCCCAAGGGCACGAACAAGGGCGTCGTCACCTTCCACCCGCTCGGCGACAACCTCACCAAGGTTCTGCTGGTCCTGCAGTACTACCCCAAGGGCCTGTTCGAGAAGACGGGCAGCCTGTGGCGCGCCCAGGGGCGGCGGGTGCGGCTCGATCTCAAGCTCTACCGCTCGTTCGTCATGACCCGCGGTGAGGCCACCGGCGCCTGGCGCGGCGAGATCCGCGACGGGGAGGTGGTCCGCAGCTCGGAGGAGGTCGAGCGCGAGGAAGAGGAAGAGGCCGAGAAGGAGGGCCGCGGGGAGCGCGAGGAGGAGCCCGAGGAGCGGGAAGAGGAGCCCGAGGAGCGCCGCCGGGACGAGGAGGAGGAAGAAGAGGCAGACAGAGAAGAGGGACGTCGGGGACGCCGGGACGAGGACGAAGAGGACGAGGACGACGAGAAGCCCGAGTCCTCCGAGGAGGACGACGAGTGGGAGGAGGACGAAGACGAGCAACCCGACGACCGCTACGACGAGAGGGAGGCACCCGAAGGGCGTCGGCGCCGCGGATAGTCGCGGGCGCTGAGGTGCGTGAACTCGCCGGCCTCCGTTGTCGCCGGCGCCGGGTGCTCAGGGAAACGAGGTCGAGTGTGCCGTGTCCGATCCCGCCGTCCCCGCGTCGCGGCCCCTGACCCCCTACAGTCAGGGGTCCTCCGGCGCGAACCTGGCCGACATCCTTGAACGCGTGCTCGACAAGGGCATCGTGATAGTCGGCGACATCAAGATCAACCTGCTCGACATCGAGCTGCTCACCATCAAACTCCGGCTCCTGGTGGCCTCCGTGGACAAGGCCCGGGAGATCGGCATCGACTGGTGGGAGCACGACCCGGCGCTGTCCTCACGCGCCGACGGCCGGCGCAGCCTCCGGGAACAGAACGAGCGGCTGCGGGCCGA of Streptomyces cynarae contains these proteins:
- a CDS encoding DUF6507 family protein; this translates as MVPGWDLKPQGIQGVLKTTGEAASHFEKQANAFGEHLTSAASSAGTISANGGGGGGDGKPQGGLVALALSQYAEHATRDLQFIAARAGKSLQGAVDATTAYLNGDEQMAAQAQRKALADPRVDMPGAGQR
- a CDS encoding pore-forming ESAT-6 family protein, with translation MAGSDVDRRSYDTGASADAQASLQSVIGRLEQVIADRDRQVKAAIADFTADGVADEYHGKEMRWNRASQEVKNIIALVRSTLEENDATAQSTMARAKAAVDGIG
- a CDS encoding LacI family DNA-binding transcriptional regulator, producing MASIKDVAAEAGVSVATVSRVLNDHPSVSAEARTRVLAAVEALGYRPNAVARSLRTDQTHTLGLVISDVLNPYFTHLARSVEEEARALGYSVIIGNADERPDLQDHHVRTLMDRRIDGLLVSPTDGGSPLILDAARAGTPMVFVDRWIAGVDVPVVRSDGRAAVHDLVRHLHGLGHRRLAIIAGPAATTTGRERVEAFREALAEYGLPLPDAYIGQGDFQVESGRRATERFLDLAEPPEAVFAADNLMGLGALDAIRARGLRVPDDIALAAFDDIPWFVHTDPPITAIAQPTGRLGRAAVRALVDRIEGRHPESVTLPARLVVRRSCGESPAQAPAVQFPVQRSQS
- a CDS encoding sugar ABC transporter ATP-binding protein, whose protein sequence is MSNPDELLRIEGIRKTFPGVVALDGVDFDLRRGEVHVLLGENGAGKSTLIKMLSGAYRPDAGRILVGGEEVRIHGAQDSERLGIATIYQEFNLVPDLTVAENIFLGRQPRRFGMIDRKKMEADAAALLERVGVNVSPRARVRELGIARLQMVEIAKALSLNARVLIMDEPTAVLTSEEVEKLFAIVRALREDGVGIVFITHHLEEIAALGDRVTVIRDGRSVGQVPASTPEDELVRLMVGRSIEQQYPRERPDTGAALLTVEGLTRDGVFHDVSFEVRAGEVVGIAGLVGAGRTEVVRAVFGADPYDRGAVRVAGTQVRRYDVNAAMEAGIGLVPEDRKGQGLVLDASIEENLGLVTMRAATRGGLVDRKGQHAAAAKVADQLRVRMAGLGQHVRTLSGGNQQKVVIGKWLLANTKVLILDEPTRGIDVGAKVEIYQLINELTAAGAAVLMISSDLPEVLGMSDRVLVMAQGRIAGELSADEATQDSVMALAVSTPTTSVNEMEATRGH
- a CDS encoding ABC transporter permease/substrate-binding protein, with product MATDTLKSRAGAGGAAGVRRLLLDNGALTALIVLVIAMSALSGDFLTTDNLLNIGVQAAVTAILAFGVTFVIVSAGIDLSVGSVAALSATVLAWSATSAGVPVAIAVILAIATGLAAGLVNGILISYGKLPPFIATLAMLSVGRGLSLVISQGSPIAFPNSVSHLGDTLGGWLPVPVLVMVVMGLITAFVLGRTYIGRSMYAIGGNEEAARLSGLRVKKQKIAIYALSGLFAAAAGIVLAARLSSAQPQAANGYELDAIAAVVIGGASLAGGTGKASGTLIGALILAVLRNGLNLLSVSAFWQQVVIGVVIALAVLLDTVRRKAGATPVAAGTSPGGRGRQTLTYALAAVVAVAVVGGMSFLHGGSSSTTPKVGLSLSTLNNPFFVQIKQGAQAEAKKLGVDLTVTDAQNDASQQANQLQNFTSSGLGAIVVNPVDSDAAGPAVRAANKAGVPVVGVDRGVNKAKTAALVASDNVEGGKLGAKALAEKLSGKGKIVILQGLAGTSASRERGAGFAEGLKAYPGIQVVAEQPADFDRTKGLDVMTNLLQAHPDIQGVFAENDEMALGAIKALGSKAGKSVQVVGFDGEPDGLAAVKAGTLYASVAQQPSQLGRIAIDNALQAAQGKKVEKTVMVPVKVVTKENVAGFTG
- a CDS encoding ribokinase; the protein is MYDYDLLVVGSANADLVIGVERRPAAGETVLGSDLAVHPGGKGANQAVAAARLGARTALLARVGDDAHGRLLLDAQRAAGVGTVGVLVGGAPTGVALITVDPSGDNSIVVSPGANGRLAPEDVRAAQGLLHASRVVSAQLEIPLETVEEVVRNLPSGTRFVLNPSPPRPLPAEVLAACDPLIVNEHEARVIAGDELGGAPEDWARALLALGPRSVVVTLGAEGALVAADGSMTRVPSVKVDAVDTTGAGDAFTAALAWRLGTGAALPEAAAYAARVGAAAVTRPGAQESYPTAEEVEALCGAGLGDDPRTPGREGEPGVPARGASARGESL
- the rbsD gene encoding D-ribose pyranase, which translates into the protein MKKAGILNRHLAGALAELGHGHGVLICDAGMPIPAGPRVVDLAFRAGVPSFAEVLDGLLQELVVEGATAAHEVRDANPQATALLEARFPDLELVPHEKLKRLAADAHLVVRTGEARPYANVLLRCGVFF